The following are encoded together in the Salvelinus fontinalis isolate EN_2023a unplaced genomic scaffold, ASM2944872v1 scaffold_2647, whole genome shotgun sequence genome:
- the LOC129851001 gene encoding protein phosphatase 1K, mitochondrial-like: MSASALIHLARSGGTQAMRQRGFLQTALVSVLPLQDDLPLQRPLHLGLLRASNTRFDPDSSGKPTTWDSFGIWDNRIDEPINLSPSIKYGKPIPKVSLSKVGCASLIGHRRENEDRFQVSQMTDNILYFAVFDGHGGPEAADFCDKYMEKYIK, encoded by the coding sequence ATGTCAGCCTCCGCTCTCATCCACCTGGCCCGGTCGGGGGGGACTCAGGCCATGCGACAAAGGGGTTTCCTCCAGACAGCCCTAGTGAGTGTCCTACCCCTGCAGGATGACCTCCCCCTCCAACGGCCTCTCCACCTGGGCCTGCTGCGGGCCAGCAACACCCGCTTCGACCCGGACAGCAGCGGAAAGCCTACCACCTGGGACTCGTTTGGCATCTGGGACAACCGCATAGACGAGCCCATCAACCTGTCGCCCTCCATCAAGTACGGCAAGCCCATCCCCAAGGTCAGCCTGTCCAAGGTGGGCTGCGCCTCGCTCATCGGCCACCGGCGGGAGAACGAGGACCGCTTCCAGGTCTCCCAGATGACAGACAATATCCTCTACTTTGCCGTGTTCGACGGCCACGGAGGGCCTGAGGCGGCAGACTTCTGCGACAAGTACATGGAGAAGTACATTAAGTAA